The window ttgtgtgatttttttcttttaaaaattttgaatagccCACGTTATTTCAACTGTTACTCTCTCAACTTTTGTCCGATCGACTTTTAACAGTTCGTTTCGAAGGTCTTTTCAAGCACTACAAAAAACTGTGATtataaagctataaaatttaattttttcccggtttttaaacgtcaaacacaaaaaaaaaaaaaataatcaacaaaaaaaaaaaaacattttttgatacggTATTACTTTCGGGtcgttgtatttaataaatcgatTAAGCACCCATTCCCTTTTGCTTTTATTGGCTACAATTTTGTTTACGACAACTATGCTGAAAAAACGcctagtttttgagtaattcaCGAAAAACCAACTGAAAACATGCTTTTTTATGTCAAATCTGCGCGCTTTCGCATATAGACTTTGAACAGGGTGGTAAATAGAGCCTATTCCCAGAACTTcaacaaaatcgattcagttactTGTATTTCGTAGGTCAAAACCTTCATTCCCTGGagtattatgttttttaatcatttagcTAGTcagcaaaatttatatttaatattgtttattctacgttacaatattaaatattttgacccagaagtttttgtatttaaagactTCACTAAATGATCAGAATCATACCGTGATTATGCAAACCTAAACAACATCGATTCAGTAATTATTTGACGATAAAATTGGAATCTACTGATAATAGTCATTAcacgtaaaaagtaaataattaatcttaaacaagaaatacaataataaaatcaaacaaaatattagaaTTACTTGTAAAAGTGATTGTGTTTATTTTGGTCATTGGATTTCATCAAAGCTGCAACATTTTACATTTGGGTCACATGACATAATTGGTTTGCAACGGTTGAATTCAACACAGTTGAAGAATTGGCAAGCGTTCAATTTCTACTTAAAACGGTTCACTTTTGTGATTTGGTTAACGAATCCAATAAGATTAGTAagacattttacatttttaatgctCTCAAGTTCTTtccctttataaaaaatttcccaattttttatccaaatattcCTTCACAAGTTTTTATAATTCTGTATCACCTTCCCATCTTCTCTTTTACTTAGTTTTTTTAACGCATGCTTTGTAACCCTTTGGACATGACTTACCCCTACACTTGTCTAGTAATACCCTCAGACAAGTCAATATTACAAAGACGAACTTATAAGAAAACGGCCCCCCAAATCAcgagatacaaaaaaataagcCCCTAGATGTTCTCAACGAAGAACGACcgcctaataataataataataataataataataataataataataataataataataataataataataataataataataataataataataataataataataataataataatttatttaccaaaGATACAAATAGTACATAGGTTTTGTCATATTCACAAATTATATGGACATTGTTTTACtatataatttcttaatacagttttaaatttatttatattttcaatatgctTAATTTCTACTGGTAAGTTGTTATATAATTCAGTCCCAACAATTTGAGGAGCTTTTCTATATTTATCAATTCGATAATTTTGAACATGAAGATCAGTACATTGTCGAGTATTATAAGGATGAATTTCTTTTctcagtttaaaattttggtagttTTTCTTGATGTATACTAACAACTCATACAGGTATATGccataaaaagttaaaatattgtgCTTTATAAAATGATCTTTACATGTTTCTCTATAGTTCAGATTAAAAATAAGTCGAATAATTCTCTTTTGTAACACAAATATTCGAGAGCAGTCCGAACATTGTCCCCAAAGAATAACACAATATTGCATGCAACTATAAGCAAGCCCGTAATACAGAGCCAAAAGTGCGTCTGTATCATGCGTTTGCTTCAATTTTCGTATATAGTAGCATACTGtactcaattttttacaaactacATCAACTTGAAGATGCCAACCCATGTCTTCATCTAGCATGACTCCTAGGAATTTCATTTCAGTTACTCGACTGATCGGATTCCTGCTATTCAATAACTTGGTATTGTCGATGTGCTTATTATTAAACAGTAAATAAGTAGTTTTgctcatatttataattaaatgatttactcTACACCAATCACTAAACTGATCAACCACAAGGTCCATTTGATTGATAATGTCAGTCAAATCATCTGATGACAAAAGTACAGATGTGTCATCTGCATAAAGCACAAATTTTCCCAGCGAAATATGTAAGGGcaaatcatttatataaataaggaACAGCAAAGGACCAAGATTTGACCCTTGTGGGACCCCTATGTTTACATCCCTTGATCTGGATTTTTCTCCTGCAACATCTATAATAATTTGTCGATTTTGTAGGTAGGTCTGAAACCAGGAGTTTGGTAGACCTCTTATGCCAATattgtctaatttttttaataaaagattatgATTCACAGTATCAAAAGCTGAActtaaatcaaaaaacaatgccaatacaaatttttttttatcaatctcTTCCaatagtgtgatcaaattaactttttgaataatttaattctgagttcggagaaaaaaattgaatttagtagatcattatgatacaaattgaggaaactaaaatctaacattttttgatggtcggaaggggtccaaaaaaaatggtaaagtggcctaattcggtctttcgcgtcagacaccgtcggattgagttaaaaataaaaaagtgtttaataagcttaggcgccgtaaaaaggcgaaaagaatgagctgcgaatgaacccgattggtccatcgatgtccccacaaattgcaaaaaaccatcgattttgctcgaaatttcaaaacttcatagctcttgttgttttaaagatttaaagctgagatttaaatggattgtagcttttgtacccatgaagtatcacacacaatttcagcaagatcgaatgtatactttttgcaaaccgcagctgaatgcaaaaaacaggacttttgtaaaatggccctaaaaaagttgtggtgcggtatcgcgctattttttttacgcgagcatatgcttcaatagttaaagtaatacctactaaagtgccaacctctcatctttaataaaagttactaaaatattaattttaaattactattattttaaattataacattaaaaataggatggaagtaatgggagcaattattaagactataatgtcacataacttttgtctcttaataattgctcccattacttccatcctatttttaatgttataatttaaaataatagtaatttaaaattaatattttagtaacttttattaaagatgagaggttggcactttagtaggtattactttaactattgaagcatatgctcgcgtaaaaaaaatagcgcgataccgcaccacaacttttttagggccattttacaaaagtcctgttttttgcattcagctgcggtttgcaaaaagtatacattcgatcttgctgaaattgtgagtgatacttcatgggtacaaaagctacaatcgatttaaatctcagctttaaatctttaaaacaacaagagctatgaagttttgaaatttcgagcaaaatcgatggttttttgcaatttgtggggacatcgatggatcaatcgggttcattcgcagctcattcttttcgcctttttacggcgcctaagcttattaaacacttttttatttttaactcaatccgacggtgtctgacgcgaaagaccggattaggccactttaccattttttttggaccccttccgaccatcaaaaaatgttagattttagtttcctcaatttgtatcataatgatctactaaattcaatttttttctccgaactcagaattatctaaaaattgacgccatttttttttaatttgatcacactacAATACAAAATGTGTAAATTCATTACTGGCCGAGCACGTGGAGTGCTTCGGTCTGAAACCGTGCTGACATTTAACTAGAATGTTTTCAAGTTCCAGGAACTCGGAGAGTCGATTATACAtcagtttctctaatatttTAGAGAATTGAGGCAATAATGATATGGGAcgataattttcaacttttagtGTGTCTCCTTTTTTGAATATTGGTTTAATAATCGATATCTTTAAGAGGTCTGGAAATTCTCCAGTTTCAAATGAAAGATTATATATATAACTTAGTATGCATGCAATTTgggaaatactatttttaactaGTTTTATTGGGATTTCATCAATCCCAAAGCAGTGTTTATTTTCCATTGACATAACAACATTGTAGACTTCTAGGTCCGTTACtggattaatataaaatgattttaatttggaGACCGAAGAAGTAACATTTACTGTTAAGTTGTTTTTATAATGACTATTAAGTTTATTCGTAACAGCTGTAGCATAATATTCACAAAGCATCTCAGcattttcatttctatttcTACATACAGTACCATCTGACCGAAGCAGAGATATTTCGGTTTTGTCTGATTTAGTTCTACCTAATGTTTTGTTAATGGTTTTCCATTGATTTTTAGATTGTTTGCCcattatattttgttgaaatgaaaatgattttgctcTACGTATTGTGTTCTTATATTCCTTTTTTCGAATTGCGTATAGACTGTTTAAATCAGGATTATTAGAGGCAGTAACTAAATCAAACAGATCCTTTAAATTCTGGctttcttttattatatcaGGGGTGATCCATTGTAATTTATTAGGTGGTTTGTTTTGCGTTTTAATTATGGGAATAGTAACAtctaaacaaaattgaaatatttgccaGAATgcattatatacaatatttatattatttgactcataaataataataataataataataataataataatataataatataataataataaaccccCACGGGGACAACTGGTAGCCCTAGTTGTTCGGGAATTGGCGCTCCCGGGACCCGAGCCAACCCACTTATGATGGTGAATAAAAGGATTAAAAGCCTCGGAAAACAGCCGCTGCCTGGGGGTTATCGCCAGGGCACATCTGGAGCCACCGCTGGATGTGACAGTATGCGACCCGGTGGTGGTGGGTTGATGATCAGGCGGCCACCCATCACCAAAGAAGCTACAGCCGACGACGGACGAGACACCCGTGATGATTTGCCTGTGGATGTTCCATTACCGCAAACGGAAAGGGCCACCGCAGACAATTCTTCCAGTTCATACTGCGAACCTACCTGGAAGTGACCCGACTTGAACCGGATAAAACTGGATACAGACAAAAACTATACCAACAATTCACACAAAAATACACAAAGCTTACACACATCACAGAACAGCGACTCGCCGATCAACGCCGGACAATTATCACACATACACTCATTCCCCTTAcaatacaaaatcaaattaGACAACAAGTTCACCACCAAATACACACCATACACAACACAGGCATAATACACATGGACACACAGACAACACAAACAGCCGAAAATAACAATAGTAACAATAGCAACGATAACACATCCATCACACATATCCAAAACTCACTTAACACTGCATTGGCGGAATTCACAAATTTAGACCCCACACAGAAACACAAACTACCAAAACTACACCATTCACGCAATCTCACCAACATAGTCAACACGcttaacaattacattttaccACAATACTTATCACAGGACACAACATTTACAGATTTACACAACATCATTTACTGCGGAGCTGTTGCAGCAGTTAGGTGTAATGGTCTCAAGGTAACATCACCCTTAAACATACGAAACACACGCACTTCACAAACACGCGTACCGGCTTGGGAAAAGCGTTTAAATGCTCGTATTACGAGTATAAGGCGGGACCTAGGCCGGATCACACAATACATACAAGGAACGCGTACACAAAAACTCACCAAACACATACAAAACATCAAAACAACATACAGAATACACTCCAAATACGATGTACATAACACCGCTCTAGAGGAATTTAGGGATACCCTACACCAAAAACTCACTGTATACTCTACGCGACTCAAACGATACAAAGCTGCACACAAACGAAAAATACACAACACTCAATTCCAATACAACCAAAAGTTTTTCTACCGATCACTCACACACAACAACACACCACAGCACGATACACAACCACCCACAGAACactcactttttacatattGGTCTGGTCTTTGGTCCGAGGAAGTTCAGCACAATGTTGAAACCTGTTGGATCGGAGACGAAATCCACAAGACAAACAACATTACACTCATGACAAAAACAACAATTACTACAAAAGACATACACAACGCTACACAACACTTACACAATTGGAAGAGCCCTGGCGTGGATCAAATACACAACTATTGGCTGAAACACTTTACATGCACACACGAACACCTCGCAagacattttacaaaattcatacAACACCCTCACACAACACCTCCTTTTCTAATGAAGGGCATCACTTATATGATACCAAAGGATAACGATGCAATAAATCCAACAAAATACAGACCCATCACATGTCTATCTACACTATACAAGTTAATCACTTCATgcatcacacaaaaaatttacacacaCATTACAGACAACAACATTCTCGCAGAGGAGCAAAAGGGCTGTCGGAAACTATCAAGAGGTTGTAAGGAGCAACTCATTATAGACTCGGTGGTGACCGAACAGGCCAAACACAACAACAGAAGCATGTACACAGCTTACATAGATTACAAAAAAGCATTTGATTCCGTGCCGCATTCCTGGCTTCAGAGagtattgaatttatataaaattgacgaacacattatacaatttttaacacaCGCCATGTCGTTATGGACAACCACTCTAAATTTAACACACAATTGCACGACCATCACCACAGATACCATACACATTAGACGAGGTATCTTCCAGGGAGACTCATTGAGCCCCCTTTGGTTCTGTCTCGCTCTTAATCCACTATCACATATACTCACAGATTCGGGATGCGGTTTCAAGGTAAAGTTCGACAAAGAATTCCATAAAATATCTCACCTATTTTACATGGATGACTTGAAACTGTATGCCTCCACACAAACACAATTAACACATTTAATGCGACTGACTGAAATATTCTCTGCTGACATCCGGATGGAATTCGGTACTGACAAATGCAAAACACAACACATACATGCTGACCCAGGAACGCCTGTTTTATTTGACCTGCAAAATGGTGGTGTCATTAGCCCCATGGAGGAGGGACAATTTTACAGCTATCTTGGTGTGCTGCAATCACAAGGCATCCCACACACAGATATAAAACAAACACTTACACAACACTACATACAAAGAATTCAAAACATACTCAAAAGTGGTCTTGATGGTAGAAATACCGTTAGAGCCATCAACACATACGCTACACCATTTCTCACATATTCCTTCGGAATCATAAAGTGGACAAACACAgacattaaaaacatacaaattaaaacacGAACAATCATGACAAAACACAGAATACACCACATACACTCATCATCAGCCAGGTTGGTTTTACCACGGTCTTTAGGAGGACGTGGTCTCACAGATATCCAACTATTACACGATCGCCAGCTCCATAGCCTACGCGAGTACTTCCAATCTAAAACACACACATCACACTTACACAATGCCATAACATCCGCAGACAAGTCATACACGCCACTTAACATGCACACAACACAACACTCTCTTCCACCAACCAAAACACAACACACATCCACAAACATGCAGACATGGAAAACGAAGGTTTTACATGGAAGGTATTTTCATGAGCTTAGTCACGACTGTATTGACCGAGAGGCTTCGCAAGCCTGGTTGACCAAGTGTAATATCTTTCCGGAAACCGAGGGCTTCATGTTTGCAATACAGGATCAAATCATACATACACTGAATTACAAAAAACACATACTCAAAGACAACGCACAACAAACAGACCTACACAACAGAAGCAATACAACACATTACATCAGCATGCTCACGTCTTACCCAAACAGATTACAAACACAGACACGATCAGGTAGCAAAAATAATACACCAAAAACTCGCCATAAAACACAAACTCACAACAGACAACTCACCATACTACAAATACACTCCATCTTCAATTCTCGAAAACAACACGCACAAATTATATTGGGATAGAACAATCATCACAGACAAGGCGGTACACTACAACAGGCCAGACATTACACTtatacacaaacacacaaaaaccaCATTCCTCATAGACATTGCAGTACCCAACACACACAACCTTCAGTCTACACACActgaaaaactaacaaaatacaCCGATCTAGCTGTCGATCTGAGGAATCAATGGAAAATGACAACAGTTGTTGTCGTTCCGGTGATACTAAGCTCAATAGGCGTCATACCAACAACACTTCACAACAGTCTGCATACACTTGAACTAcacaaaaacacatacatacaattacAAAAGGCAGTTATAATTAATACTTGCCGTATAGTGAGAAAGTTTCTCTCTATGGGACACAGCACTCTCCAAACACAAACATTAACCACTGctcaacaaacaacaacaaacacaACATACTCTCCGACCAATGCAAACACACTCATGCCAAACACGGAAACTTCACACCAGCACCCACACAACACACAGTTACACACACAAAACATAACGCAAGAAATATACCCGACACAACACAGCACATCTACAACAACACTCACACACGCAACATCAGCACATTGTCCAAACcaaacacaaaacaatacaCAAGAAACAAACTCATCACAACACAACATCATTACTTACACTACAACAGCACTCATACACGCACCACCCCCACTTTATCGAAACGAAACACATAACACACCACCCATTGCTCGGTTAACAAGCCTCACACAAGATAAAATATCAAGACCATCAGATGTctcaaacaaaacacaaaacactTCACAAGAAACACAACATAGTATAACTTTATTAACCACAACACCCATACACGTACCACCACCAATAAATCAAAACCTCACACAAAACACTTCACCCATTGTAAGACTCACAAGACTCACACATGGCCAAATTGCACACTATTCAAAACCGACGGAGAA is drawn from Chrysoperla carnea chromosome X, inChrCarn1.1, whole genome shotgun sequence and contains these coding sequences:
- the LOC123302278 gene encoding mucin-3B-like; this encodes MGHSTLQTQTLTTAQQTTTNTTYSPTNANTLMPNTETSHQHPHNTQLHTQNITQEIYPTQHSTSTTTLTHATSAHCPNQTQNNTQETNSSQHNIITYTTTALIHAPPPLYRNETHNTPPIARLTSLTQDKISRPSDVSNKTQNTSQETQHSITLLTTTPIHVPPPINQNLTQNTSPIVRLTRLTHGQIAHYSKPTENVPIAHRTRKRAQHNTTPHTSPKRRGR